One part of the Rutidosis leptorrhynchoides isolate AG116_Rl617_1_P2 chromosome 1, CSIRO_AGI_Rlap_v1, whole genome shotgun sequence genome encodes these proteins:
- the LOC139866083 gene encoding ABC transporter G family member 22-like isoform X1, which translates to MEKPISSSGLYRTQSDQLTKIVEGDAMKSFESNEVAKEVGSGTLSRKSSRAQVLASPSRSGNSGRNMTQLKKGKSAQMKFEFDDVASGATLSRASSASLGFSFSLAGFTMPPDEIADHSRRFNEDEIPEDIESGMRKKFHTEPTLQISLKFTEVTYKIVNKGVTSTEEKHILNGINGSVNPGEVLALMGPSGSGKTTLLSLLGGRLTEPTPGGSITYNDKPYSKSLKSRIGFVTQDDVLFPHLTVKETITYAARLRLSKTLTKHEKENHAADVIRELGLERCQDTMIGNSFVRGVSGGERKRVSIGNEIIINPSLLFLDEPTSGLDSTTALRIIELLQDIAENEKTVITTIHQPSSRLFHKFDKLILLGKGSLLYFGKASQAMDYFASIGCSPLISMNPAEFLLDLANGNMNEVSVPYELEDKVHLGNSGRQTRGGKPSPALVHEYLVEACVANVSQEMKKKLTISVIRDQDKSESVKREWGARWTEQYSILFKRGIKERRHEYFSWLRITQVVATAVILGLLWWQSNVHTPKDLQNQAGLLFFIAVFWAFFPVFTAIFTFPQERAMLKKERAADMYKLSAYFLARTTSDIPLDLLLPLLFLVIVYFMAGLRLTASSFFLTTVIVFLCIIAAQGLGLAIGAAVMDLSKATTLASVTVMAFMLAGGFFVQNVPTFISWLSYLSFNYHTYRLLLKVQYEHISYVIDGIEIDSGLKEVVALAAMAIGYRVLAYMSLRNAV; encoded by the exons ATGGAGAAACCGATTTCTAGTTCAGGGTTATACAGAACGCAGTCGGATCAACTAACCAAGATAGTTGAAGGAGACGCGATGAAATCATTTGAATCGAACGAGGTTGCTAAAGAGGTGGGCAGTGGTACGCTTTCGAGAAAGTCTAGCAGGGCTCAAGTACTTGCATCGCCTAGTCGAAGTGGAAACAGTGGACGAAACATGACACAACTTAAGAAAGGGAAGAGTGCTCAAATGAAGTTTGAATTCGATGACGTTGCTAGTGGGGCCACTCTTAGTCGAGCTTCAAGCGCTAGCCTTGGATTCTCATTTTCGCTAGCCGGATTCACAATGCCTCCTGATGAAATAGCAGATCATTCGAGGCGTTTCAACGAGGATGAAATCC CGGAAGACATTGAATCTGGCATGCGGAAAAAGTTTCATACCGAGCCTACCTTGCAAATCTCGCTAAAG TTCACAGAAGTAACATACAAGATAGTAAACAAAGGTGTAACATCAACAGAAGAAAAGCATATTTTAAATGGAATAAACGGTAGCGTTAATCCAGGAGAAGTTTTAGCACTTATGGGCCCATCCGGGAGTGGAAAAACGACACTTTTAAGCTTACTTGGCGGTCGACTAACAGAACCAACTCCGGGAGGATCAATCACTTATAATGATAAGCCCTACTCTAAGTCCCTAAAGAGTAG GATTGGATTTGTGACTCAAGATGATGTATTGTTTCCGCATTTAACTGTGAAAGAAACAATAACTTATGCAGCGCGTTTAAGACTGTCTAAGACATTAACTAAACACGAGAAAGAAAATCACGCAGCAGATGTGATACGTGAGCTTGGTTTGGAGAG GTGCCAGGATACTATGATAGGAAACTCGTTTGTTCGAGGAGTTTCAGGTGGAGAAAGAAAACGTGTTTCTATAGGAAATGAGATCATAATCAACCCTTCGCTCTTATTTCTTGATGAACCGACGTCTGGTTTGGATTCTACAACTGCGTTGAGGATTATTGAATTATTACAAGACATAGCAGAG AATGAGAAGACAGTAATTACAACGATACATCAACCATCGAGTAGACTCTTCCACAAGTTCGACAAGTTAATCTTACTTGGAAAAGGAAGTTTATTGTATTTTGGGAAAGCATCACAAGCTATGGATTATTTTGCATCGATAGGATGTTCACCGTTGATATCAATGAATCCGGCTGAATTTTTGCTAGATTTAGCGAACGGGAACATGAACGAGGTTTCTGTTCCGTATGAATTAGAGGACAAAGTACATTTAGGAAATTCAGGAAGACAAACAAGGGGTGGAAAGCCTTCTCCAGCACTTGTGCATGAG TATTTAGTGGAGGCTTGTGTAGCAAATGTATCTCAAGAAATGAAAAAGAAGCTTACGATTTCTGTAATACGTGATCAAGATAAATCAGAGTCGGTGAAACGAGAATGGGGAGCAAGATGGACAGAGCAATACTCGATATTGTTCAAAAGAGGAATTAAAGAAAGGCGACACGAGTATTTTAGCTGGTTGAGAATCACGCAAGTTGTTGCAACCGCTGTCATTTTGGGACTTCTATGGTGGCAATCCAATGTTCATACCCCGAAAGATCTTCAAAATCAG GCCGGGTTGCTTTTCTTCATAGCCGTGTTTTGGGCATTCTTTCCTGTTTTTACCGCGATTTTCACATTTCCTCAAGAAAGGGCAATGCTAAAAAAGGAAAGAGCAGCTGATATGTATAAACTTAGCGCGTATTTCTTAGCAAGGACAACAAGCGATATCCCACTCGATCTTCTTCTACCGTTACTCTTCCTTGTAATTGTATATTTCATGGCTGGACTCAGATTAACAGCTTCGTCCTTTTTCCTTACTACGGTTATAGTCTTCTTGTGCATTATTGCTGCTCAG GGGCTTGGACTTGCTATTGGTGCTGCAGTGATGGATTTGAGTAAGGCAACAACTTTGGCTTCTGTAACTGTAATGGCATTCATGTTAGCTGGTGGTTTTTTCGTGCAAAACGTTCCAACGTTCATATCGTGGTTGAGTTACTTGTCGTTTAACTATCATACGTACAGACTTCTTTTAAAGGTGCAGTATGAACATATTAGTTATGTGATTGATGGAATAGAAATAGACAGCGGATTGAAGGAAGTAGTCGCTCTTGCAGCCATGGCTATCGGCTATCGCGTCTTGGCTTACATGTCTTTGAGAAATGCAGTTTAA
- the LOC139866083 gene encoding ABC transporter G family member 22-like isoform X2 → MGPSGSGKTTLLSLLGGRLTEPTPGGSITYNDKPYSKSLKSRIGFVTQDDVLFPHLTVKETITYAARLRLSKTLTKHEKENHAADVIRELGLERCQDTMIGNSFVRGVSGGERKRVSIGNEIIINPSLLFLDEPTSGLDSTTALRIIELLQDIAENEKTVITTIHQPSSRLFHKFDKLILLGKGSLLYFGKASQAMDYFASIGCSPLISMNPAEFLLDLANGNMNEVSVPYELEDKVHLGNSGRQTRGGKPSPALVHEYLVEACVANVSQEMKKKLTISVIRDQDKSESVKREWGARWTEQYSILFKRGIKERRHEYFSWLRITQVVATAVILGLLWWQSNVHTPKDLQNQAGLLFFIAVFWAFFPVFTAIFTFPQERAMLKKERAADMYKLSAYFLARTTSDIPLDLLLPLLFLVIVYFMAGLRLTASSFFLTTVIVFLCIIAAQGLGLAIGAAVMDLSKATTLASVTVMAFMLAGGFFVQNVPTFISWLSYLSFNYHTYRLLLKVQYEHISYVIDGIEIDSGLKEVVALAAMAIGYRVLAYMSLRNAV, encoded by the exons ATGGGCCCATCCGGGAGTGGAAAAACGACACTTTTAAGCTTACTTGGCGGTCGACTAACAGAACCAACTCCGGGAGGATCAATCACTTATAATGATAAGCCCTACTCTAAGTCCCTAAAGAGTAG GATTGGATTTGTGACTCAAGATGATGTATTGTTTCCGCATTTAACTGTGAAAGAAACAATAACTTATGCAGCGCGTTTAAGACTGTCTAAGACATTAACTAAACACGAGAAAGAAAATCACGCAGCAGATGTGATACGTGAGCTTGGTTTGGAGAG GTGCCAGGATACTATGATAGGAAACTCGTTTGTTCGAGGAGTTTCAGGTGGAGAAAGAAAACGTGTTTCTATAGGAAATGAGATCATAATCAACCCTTCGCTCTTATTTCTTGATGAACCGACGTCTGGTTTGGATTCTACAACTGCGTTGAGGATTATTGAATTATTACAAGACATAGCAGAG AATGAGAAGACAGTAATTACAACGATACATCAACCATCGAGTAGACTCTTCCACAAGTTCGACAAGTTAATCTTACTTGGAAAAGGAAGTTTATTGTATTTTGGGAAAGCATCACAAGCTATGGATTATTTTGCATCGATAGGATGTTCACCGTTGATATCAATGAATCCGGCTGAATTTTTGCTAGATTTAGCGAACGGGAACATGAACGAGGTTTCTGTTCCGTATGAATTAGAGGACAAAGTACATTTAGGAAATTCAGGAAGACAAACAAGGGGTGGAAAGCCTTCTCCAGCACTTGTGCATGAG TATTTAGTGGAGGCTTGTGTAGCAAATGTATCTCAAGAAATGAAAAAGAAGCTTACGATTTCTGTAATACGTGATCAAGATAAATCAGAGTCGGTGAAACGAGAATGGGGAGCAAGATGGACAGAGCAATACTCGATATTGTTCAAAAGAGGAATTAAAGAAAGGCGACACGAGTATTTTAGCTGGTTGAGAATCACGCAAGTTGTTGCAACCGCTGTCATTTTGGGACTTCTATGGTGGCAATCCAATGTTCATACCCCGAAAGATCTTCAAAATCAG GCCGGGTTGCTTTTCTTCATAGCCGTGTTTTGGGCATTCTTTCCTGTTTTTACCGCGATTTTCACATTTCCTCAAGAAAGGGCAATGCTAAAAAAGGAAAGAGCAGCTGATATGTATAAACTTAGCGCGTATTTCTTAGCAAGGACAACAAGCGATATCCCACTCGATCTTCTTCTACCGTTACTCTTCCTTGTAATTGTATATTTCATGGCTGGACTCAGATTAACAGCTTCGTCCTTTTTCCTTACTACGGTTATAGTCTTCTTGTGCATTATTGCTGCTCAG GGGCTTGGACTTGCTATTGGTGCTGCAGTGATGGATTTGAGTAAGGCAACAACTTTGGCTTCTGTAACTGTAATGGCATTCATGTTAGCTGGTGGTTTTTTCGTGCAAAACGTTCCAACGTTCATATCGTGGTTGAGTTACTTGTCGTTTAACTATCATACGTACAGACTTCTTTTAAAGGTGCAGTATGAACATATTAGTTATGTGATTGATGGAATAGAAATAGACAGCGGATTGAAGGAAGTAGTCGCTCTTGCAGCCATGGCTATCGGCTATCGCGTCTTGGCTTACATGTCTTTGAGAAATGCAGTTTAA